A window of the Salmo trutta chromosome 25, fSalTru1.1, whole genome shotgun sequence genome harbors these coding sequences:
- the LOC115162307 gene encoding neuroglobin-2, translating into MEKLTEKDKELIRGSWESLGKNKVPHGVVMFSRLFELEPALLNLFHYNTNCSPTQDCLSSPEFLDHVTKVMLVIDAAVSHLDDLHTLEDFLLNLGKKHQAVGVNTQSFAVVGESLLYMLQCSLGHGYTGPLRQAWLNMYTIVVAAMSRGWAKNGEHRTD; encoded by the exons ATGGAGAAGCTGACGGAGAAAGACAAGGAGCTGATCCGAGGCAGCTGGGAGAGTCTTGGCAAGAACAAAGTTCCACACGGAGTCGTCATGTTCTCCAG ACTGTTTGAACTAGAGCCTGCGCTACTCAACCTCTTCCACTACAACACAAACTGTAGCCCCACACAAGACTGCCTCTCCAGCCCTGAGTTCCTGGACCATGTCACAAAG GTAATGCTGGTGATTGATGCAGCAGTCAGTCACCTGGACGACCTCCATACCTTGGAGGATTTTCTGCTCAATCTGGGGAAGAAGCACCAGGCAGTCGGGGTTAACACCCAGTCTTTCGCT GTGGTGGGGGAGTCCCTTCTCTACATGTTGCAGTGTAGTCTGGGTCATGGGTACACTGGCCCACTGCGTCAGGCCTGGCTCAACATGTACACCATCGTAGTGGCGGCCATGAGCAGAGGATGGGCCAAGAACGGGGAACACAGGACTGACTGA